One Mya arenaria isolate MELC-2E11 chromosome 7, ASM2691426v1 genomic window carries:
- the LOC128241815 gene encoding EGF-like repeat and discoidin I-like domain-containing protein 3 isoform X2, whose translation MTAYPKYRTILCLWNIFVWLSIYHVLGIHFDACLDENYPDGTIFVKVSLEQCKEHCAVRNWCKVLAYRRLFTLCTLYREEDIISKLDGDEEMKVKSCVYITREELNLQESLTCDNLCPSYPATCDIADQKCYKDDCPRFNDPNGVVRGNMNRNQSKVSVKCNWKMLDGRSTYTTTCEAGTWSENHRCINVSTCSNYIGALVPDSSLTASSMFRPGCAPNNSRLNIQEEGDLHAGAWCANASDQSPYIQIKLNTPSFVRGVATQGRNFYDPAQYVTEYQVSFSEDCEDFQDVMNETNQPMIFEGNTDKDTVVIHMFEHWVKTRCVRISPKSHVRHISLRFDVIGCPDWNVMFIGIPSRGGLVEDWLTTGFNTTSDLSCFYEGNEHNCSLHYRNPLVDKWTELHVSMVKYALYKNGNEVAYVIFNATGSNVTSWFQSERILNSSWTGLSATADFIEATGI comes from the exons ATGACAGCTTATCCGAAATATCGCACAATACTTTGTCTTTGGAATATTTTTGTCTGGTTAAGTATCTACCATGTGCTTGGAATTCATTTTGACGCGTGTTTAGACGAAAACTATCCGGACGGGACAATCTTTGTGAAGGTTTCACTTGAACAATGCAAAGAACATTGTGCGGTCCGTAACTGGTGCAAGGTTCTAGCCTACCGTCGCCTGTTTACCCTTTGTACGCTGTACAGGGAGGAGGACATTATATCCAAACTTGATGGAGATGAAGAAATGAAAGTCAAGTCTTGTGTATATATTACACGCGAGGAACTTAATCTTCAG GAATCATTGACCTGTGACAATCTTTGTCCAAGTTATCCTGCTACATGCGATATTGCAGACCAGAAGTGTTACAAAGATG ATTGCCCACGTTTTAATGATCCAAACGGCGTTGTCAGAGGGAACATGAACAGGAACCAAAGTAAAGTCAGTGTGAAATGTAACTGGAAGATGCTGGATGGAAGATCAACCTATACCACAACATGCGAAGCAGGCACATGGTCGGAAAACCATCGCTGTATTAATG TCTCAACGTGTTCCAACTACATCGGAGCCTTGGTTCCAGACTCATCTCTGACCGCTTCGTCAATGTTCAGACCGGGATGTGCTCCAAATAATTCAAGACTCAATATACAGGAAGAGGGTGATTTGCATGCAGGAGCATGGTGCGCAAATGCAAGCGACCAGAGTCCATATATTCAG ATAAAACTTAATACGCCAAGTTTTGTTAGAGGAGTTGCAACACAAGGCCGGAATTTTTATGACCCTGCTCAATATGTCACAGAGTACCAGGTGTCCTTCAGTGAAGATTGCGAAGATTTTCAGGACGTTATGAATGAAACGAACCAACCAATG aTATTCGAAGGCAACACTGACAAGGACACGGTAGTTATTCATATGTTCGAGCATTGGGTGAAAACAAGATGTGTTCGAATTTCCCCAAAAAGCCATGTCCGACATATATCGCTTCGGTTTGACGTCATTGGATGCCCAG ACTGGAATGTCATGTTCATTGGGATACCTAGCAGAGGGGGACTTGTAGAAGACTGGTTGACTACCGGTTTCAACACGACTTCAGATCTATCTTGTTTCTATGAAGGAAATGAACACAACTGCTCTCTTCATTACAGAAATCCGTTGGTGGATAAGTGGACAGAACTGCATGTATCAATG GTCAAGTATGCTCTGTACAAGAACGGAAACGAGGTAGCCTACGTCATATTTAATGCTACCGGAAGTAACGTCACAAGTTGGTTTCAATCTGAAAGAATTCTAAACTCTTCATGGACTGGACTTAGCGCAACAGCCGATTTTATTGAAGCAACTGgtatataa
- the LOC128241815 gene encoding EGF-like repeat and discoidin I-like domain-containing protein 3 isoform X1, translating to MTAYPKYRTILCLWNIFVWLSIYHVLGIHFDACLDENYPDGTIFVKVSLEQCKEHCAVRNWCKVLAYRRLFTLCTLYREEDIISKLDGDEEMKVKSCVYITREELNLQESLTCDNLCPSYPATCDIADQKCYKDDCPRFNDPNGVVRGNMNRNQSKVSVKCNWKMLDGRSTYTTTCEAGTWSENHRCINVSTCSNYIGALVPDSSLTASSMFRPGCAPNNSRLNIQEEGDLHAGAWCANASDQSPYIQIKLNTPSFVRGVATQGRNFYDPAQYVTEYQVSFSEDCEDFQDVMNETNQPMIFEGNTDKDTVVIHMFEHWVKTRCVRISPKSHVRHISLRFDVIGCPDWNVMFIGIPSRGGLVEDWLTTGFNTTSDLSCFYEGNEHNCSLHYRNPLVDKWTELHVSMVKYALYKNGNEVAYVIFNATGSNVTSWFQSERILNSSWTGLSATADFIEATEMDLADKVVIYVAFD from the exons ATGACAGCTTATCCGAAATATCGCACAATACTTTGTCTTTGGAATATTTTTGTCTGGTTAAGTATCTACCATGTGCTTGGAATTCATTTTGACGCGTGTTTAGACGAAAACTATCCGGACGGGACAATCTTTGTGAAGGTTTCACTTGAACAATGCAAAGAACATTGTGCGGTCCGTAACTGGTGCAAGGTTCTAGCCTACCGTCGCCTGTTTACCCTTTGTACGCTGTACAGGGAGGAGGACATTATATCCAAACTTGATGGAGATGAAGAAATGAAAGTCAAGTCTTGTGTATATATTACACGCGAGGAACTTAATCTTCAG GAATCATTGACCTGTGACAATCTTTGTCCAAGTTATCCTGCTACATGCGATATTGCAGACCAGAAGTGTTACAAAGATG ATTGCCCACGTTTTAATGATCCAAACGGCGTTGTCAGAGGGAACATGAACAGGAACCAAAGTAAAGTCAGTGTGAAATGTAACTGGAAGATGCTGGATGGAAGATCAACCTATACCACAACATGCGAAGCAGGCACATGGTCGGAAAACCATCGCTGTATTAATG TCTCAACGTGTTCCAACTACATCGGAGCCTTGGTTCCAGACTCATCTCTGACCGCTTCGTCAATGTTCAGACCGGGATGTGCTCCAAATAATTCAAGACTCAATATACAGGAAGAGGGTGATTTGCATGCAGGAGCATGGTGCGCAAATGCAAGCGACCAGAGTCCATATATTCAG ATAAAACTTAATACGCCAAGTTTTGTTAGAGGAGTTGCAACACAAGGCCGGAATTTTTATGACCCTGCTCAATATGTCACAGAGTACCAGGTGTCCTTCAGTGAAGATTGCGAAGATTTTCAGGACGTTATGAATGAAACGAACCAACCAATG aTATTCGAAGGCAACACTGACAAGGACACGGTAGTTATTCATATGTTCGAGCATTGGGTGAAAACAAGATGTGTTCGAATTTCCCCAAAAAGCCATGTCCGACATATATCGCTTCGGTTTGACGTCATTGGATGCCCAG ACTGGAATGTCATGTTCATTGGGATACCTAGCAGAGGGGGACTTGTAGAAGACTGGTTGACTACCGGTTTCAACACGACTTCAGATCTATCTTGTTTCTATGAAGGAAATGAACACAACTGCTCTCTTCATTACAGAAATCCGTTGGTGGATAAGTGGACAGAACTGCATGTATCAATG GTCAAGTATGCTCTGTACAAGAACGGAAACGAGGTAGCCTACGTCATATTTAATGCTACCGGAAGTAACGTCACAAGTTGGTTTCAATCTGAAAGAATTCTAAACTCTTCATGGACTGGACTTAGCGCAACAGCCGATTTTATTGAAGCAACTG AAATGGACCTTGCCGATAAGGTGGTGATATATGTAGCCTTTGACTAG
- the LOC128241815 gene encoding EGF-like repeat and discoidin I-like domain-containing protein 3 isoform X3, protein MTAYPKYRTILCLWNIFVWLSIYHVLGIHFDACLDENYPDGTIFVKVSLEQCKEHCAVRNWCKVLAYRRLFTLCTLYREEDIISKLDGDEEMKVKSCVYITREELNLQESLTCDNLCPSYPATCDIADQKCYKDDCPRFNDPNGVVRGNMNRNQSKVSVKCNWKMLDGRSTYTTTCEAGTWSENHRCINVSTCSNYIGALVPDSSLTASSMFRPGCAPNNSRLNIQEEGDLHAGAWCANASDQSPYIQIKLNTPSFVRGVATQGRNFYDPAQYVTEYQVSFSEDCEDFQDVMNETNQPMIFEGNTDKDTVVIHMFEHWVKTRCVRISPKSHVRHISLRFDVIGCPDWNVMFIGIPSRGGLVEDWLTTGFNTTSDLSCFYEGNEHNCSLHYRNPLVDKWTELHVSMKWTLPIRW, encoded by the exons ATGACAGCTTATCCGAAATATCGCACAATACTTTGTCTTTGGAATATTTTTGTCTGGTTAAGTATCTACCATGTGCTTGGAATTCATTTTGACGCGTGTTTAGACGAAAACTATCCGGACGGGACAATCTTTGTGAAGGTTTCACTTGAACAATGCAAAGAACATTGTGCGGTCCGTAACTGGTGCAAGGTTCTAGCCTACCGTCGCCTGTTTACCCTTTGTACGCTGTACAGGGAGGAGGACATTATATCCAAACTTGATGGAGATGAAGAAATGAAAGTCAAGTCTTGTGTATATATTACACGCGAGGAACTTAATCTTCAG GAATCATTGACCTGTGACAATCTTTGTCCAAGTTATCCTGCTACATGCGATATTGCAGACCAGAAGTGTTACAAAGATG ATTGCCCACGTTTTAATGATCCAAACGGCGTTGTCAGAGGGAACATGAACAGGAACCAAAGTAAAGTCAGTGTGAAATGTAACTGGAAGATGCTGGATGGAAGATCAACCTATACCACAACATGCGAAGCAGGCACATGGTCGGAAAACCATCGCTGTATTAATG TCTCAACGTGTTCCAACTACATCGGAGCCTTGGTTCCAGACTCATCTCTGACCGCTTCGTCAATGTTCAGACCGGGATGTGCTCCAAATAATTCAAGACTCAATATACAGGAAGAGGGTGATTTGCATGCAGGAGCATGGTGCGCAAATGCAAGCGACCAGAGTCCATATATTCAG ATAAAACTTAATACGCCAAGTTTTGTTAGAGGAGTTGCAACACAAGGCCGGAATTTTTATGACCCTGCTCAATATGTCACAGAGTACCAGGTGTCCTTCAGTGAAGATTGCGAAGATTTTCAGGACGTTATGAATGAAACGAACCAACCAATG aTATTCGAAGGCAACACTGACAAGGACACGGTAGTTATTCATATGTTCGAGCATTGGGTGAAAACAAGATGTGTTCGAATTTCCCCAAAAAGCCATGTCCGACATATATCGCTTCGGTTTGACGTCATTGGATGCCCAG ACTGGAATGTCATGTTCATTGGGATACCTAGCAGAGGGGGACTTGTAGAAGACTGGTTGACTACCGGTTTCAACACGACTTCAGATCTATCTTGTTTCTATGAAGGAAATGAACACAACTGCTCTCTTCATTACAGAAATCCGTTGGTGGATAAGTGGACAGAACTGCATGTATCAATG AAATGGACCTTGCCGATAAGGTGGTGA